The genomic window ACCCAAAGGCTCCTGTGCTATGTAAAACTACATACAAgctactttattttttacatcTCCTTTATTAATAGAGTATTTTATATGGCCATGacggatttttttaaaaagcctactGGGTAATCCATAAATAGGCAGAAATTTTATCTTACAGAAATGGTAagcaaaatacaagaaaattcaGATATActctttaattattttgtttacacATTCTAATGCATCCACACATTGTAAATATTGACATTTCACATATGGGCATTTCTCTATTTTGCAGATTTCCCTTAAATTTGGAGTTACATGCTTCAGCAGAAAAGGGAGTAGATAATAAACGAGGCCATAAAGAAAAGGGTCAGAAAAATATCCCCATTGTGTTCACATACATTTTAATATAGGTTGATATATGTAATTAAAATCTCTAAATCCAATTGATATTAGACAGTATTCTACTCAGTTCATGGGACTTTATAAATTCAATCAAATGCACATTCACAGAGGGAAACGAGTGAAGAAAGAtgggcctacctctgcctcctgagcggtGGATTAAAGGATATGAACAGGGCCACGGGCATTTCCACTGGGTCTCATCCTGCTGAATACTTGCTCAACAGTCCACAACTTCGAATGGCtgtgaaacagggtttctctgtagctttagagcctgtcctggaactagctcttgtagacgaggctggcctcgaactcacagagattcccctgcctctgcctcccgagtgctgggattaaagacaagcaaCACGACTACCCAGCTAAACATACATTCttaaaaacaatgatttttaaGTACTTAAAGtatgcaaaataagaaaaattgtcactagcctttattttaatcaggtttgcaaacttggtctctctgcaagtccaacatattggaataaccaGAGAACCAGGGCTcgattagaattgggtttttatagtagtaaaggtgggggtgaggggtttctgaggttcaggagctctgattggctgacatctgtctaggggtgtcctggcgAATATGTGCTGGCATGTGATCCTATCCACAAAGGTTGGAATGCCAaacatttcctttgctttgtgtGTTCTTGGGTGGAGgtcaggtaatctcagcttgtgatTCCTCCTGCAAACAggcattgcctcagggtaaaatACTGAGACActggcctcttattaaatttatcaatggcCGAATTCTACTCTGGCAAAGAACATCTTTTGGGTGACCTGTCCATATtcagcttatcatggctggcccccataTTAACAACATCAGATAACTCCTgcagcagagagggagaacaCCCGGAATACCAACTTCATTTGGAGACACTATAACTGCAGAATATTCtgagttgggttttttgttgttggtttgttttttttttttttttggattgttttgttttgttttttcaagacagggtttctctgtagctttgaagcctatcctgcaactagctcttatagatcaggctggcctcaaactcacagagatccgcctgcctctgtctcctgagtgcggggattaaaggcgtgcgccaccaccgcccagcttgcagAGTTTGCAAGCAGCTGATTACACAGACCATGTCACAGGCACATTAAAATGTAATAGGAAGCTACTCatccttttaaattaatttttaattacatgaaaTTCCTCAAATTCAGTGCCTATCATTACAGTTTAACTATAtctgatgtgcgtgtgtgtgtgtgtgttagaagtcAAAGGACATCTTGCAGATGATGTCTGATTCCATCGTATGGGTcccgggattgaactcaggtcttcactaTTGTCTACAAGAttttttacctactgaaccatctctaagGGATCCACAATTCATTTAAGGGAAATGCTAGGTTGAAATGTAGGCTTATAAGAATACACATGTGattgtcagggaccagcctcaacaaagaCACTTTTTGCCAGGATAGAGtcatggggatttagaaaatattagtaaagaatatgaagatgtgaatgaaaataataaaatgaagaaacagaataGTACCGGAAGGGAATTCCCATGAGTACTaataccctgaccccaaaaggtaggaggtaagacaaaaaaaaaaaactacctaacatcatacaaggaaatgaacagaccaattAAAATTTGTGGGCTACagtcatagttaaacattctgttgctagaacaaaacaagtcaggcTCACAACCTAGACCAAAAcgttctgtaggcaaaccactgaCTGGGTAAAATGCATTGTGTCCATAAAGGAACTGGacccttagttggatccttagactcttGAGGTgggaacagatctacttctctattcctggagtacAGGGTcaggatattagccacacctgttgactataaccttgagagagcagaattcTCCATTCTACCTGTAGGCACAATAACCCTGAAGGAACTGAAGGTAACTTGGAActcttctgacctttggtcaaagtGGAAATGGGCTCACATTTTCGTGCCCCCGCATGTAATAGCTGCAAGGCCTGGGACCCCCATGCAGAAAGAAAACggcaagttgtcctccgaccacACGAGTATGtataatggaaaaaatattttgaagtattcAGTAATTTCTCGCTACCAGGAGCTCCATTAAAAGCATTTGTAGAATTTTTACATCAGGATGAAAAGAAAGCAGGCTCCcacggggggggagggggggagagaaaaagaaaaaaagcaaaccttTACCTACAGTAATGAAATGGAAAAGACAACACCAAATTCATTTCATCTTTTTCCCCCCTAACTTTGATAAATCCACCTGCAAACCATGGTTTTTCCTTCTTCACATTGTTGCTCTGTTCACTAAAGAACAGGTAAGCTCAGAGAAACGCATGAGGAAGCAACGTGGTGTATGAATTGCCAAAGGAGCTTCATTCTTACTAAAACTTGGCATCAGGATGTTTAACACAGCTTACAAATTTAAGCAGTGACATGTGATCAGTCCCTGAACATTCCGATGGGGAGGCAAAGGGGAAATACAAGGTCTTTCACCAATTTCTcggcaaacaaaaaataaaaaattgcatACCTCAACCTTTCATACCCAGTGGACAGAATTCCAGAGCTCAGGGACAAGCGGTGGGgcggggaaggaaaaaaaaatccaccttaGAGTACACAAACGCAGTTAAACCGAGCTGATTGGTGCTACGCTTGCCACTCATAACTGACAGGATGTCCTGATTGGGTACTTCTCAAAACCTCGGTCTGTAGAGTTTGGAAAGGAAAGCTCAGACTCAGGTTCAGCATGTAACGCCACTGTCGGATTGGTTTGCTAAAGATACTTAACCACGCCTAGGCGCCAGAAACAAGAGGACTTCCCGCCAACGCGGCGAGTGTAAAAATGCTCCTGGACACTAACAGCCAATGCTTCTCAATTACTGCTTTTGCACAGAACAAAATGGAGATGAAGCAACCCCATCTGTTTAACATTTAAACGAGCACTTATACCCATATGCAGCCCAAGTATGGGCTGGCACAGAATTAACTGCCTTGCTTCAAACTGTATAGCTGGTCTCAGCTGACCAATGCCACAAGAGACAATGTATTAACCAGAAGAGTGTAGCTCTTTTGAATGAGATCTGTGGGTGGCTCTGAAAAGAGCCGTTTGAGATTTTCAAAGTAGGACGCGCCACTTTTACTTCTTGCGGGGGGCGGCCTTCTTTGCCTTGGTGGCCTTTGGCTTGGCCGCCTTTGGCTTGGTGGCCTTAGGTTTGGGGGCTTTGGCTTTTGCTGGACTCTTGGCTGCTTTCTTGGGCTTAGCTGCCTTCACCTTTTTCGGGCTCTTGGCAACTTTCTTCGCGCCTGCAGCAGCCGCGGGCTTCTTGGCCTTCTTCGGGGTCTTCTTGGCGGCCTTCTTGGGTGTGGCAGCACCAGTCGCCTTTTTGGGCTTCTTGGCTGCGCCCGCGGGCTTCTTAGCCTTGGCAGCCCCGGTCTTCTTGGCTTTGGGCTTGGACTCGCCGGAAGCCGCCTTCTTGTTGATCTTGAAGGAGCCGGAGGCGCCGGTGCCCTTGGTCTGCACCAGGGTGCCCTTGCTCACCAAGCTCTTGAGCCCCAGCTTGATGCGGCTGTTGTTCTTCTCCACATCGTAGCCGGCGGCCGCCAGCGCCTTCTTGAGCGCGACCAGGGACACGCCGCTGCGCTCCTTGGAGGCGGCCACAGCTTTGGTGATGAGCTCGGACACCGGGGGTCCGGACGCCTTGCGCTTCCCAGCAGCGGCGCCGGTCTTCTTCGCCTTCTTCTTCACAGGTGTCTTCTCCACAGGTGCGGGAGCAGCAGGCGCTGCAGGAGCGGTCTCAGACATGTTTAGTGCCTTTGCTAGAAAAGCTAAAAGTAAGCGCAAACTGTCAGAGAGGGTTGTTCCCACTGCTGAAGGCTCTGGGTTTATATAGAGAGAAGCTGCGTGGTGATTGGTTCCCTGCGCCGTGCGCCGCGCCGCCGGAGAAGGGATCTTCAGCTGTGCCCTGTGACTGTGTTTGTTGCCtcttaaaaaagagtaaaaatataagaaatatgaGCACGAAATAATTGGGGACTTGGGGGAAACTGATCCGGGAGCCTGTAGGCTTCATTCTTGCCATAATTTGTACGGCTAAATTCACAATCGGCAGCCTGAAACATCTCTGATTGCCCCAACTCTCTTTCAAACTTCACGTAAATTGAGACAACTTTAAGGTTTTCCTTAAAAATACTATTACTCTCGCCATCATTCGCAAACTTTTCTTTCAGAACATGGTTCTGCACATTCTTATCGTTTCGAGATTATATAGATTAACTTATCTTTACTCAAATATGTGTGGAAATTCGGGTTTTTCGCGGAAGCAACAACACAGACACTCCCGGGGCTGTTTGCACCAAGCTCTAGGAATTGGAACTAGAAGGGAAAGTTGTGCGTGCCTGGGGAAtaattattgtataaaatatcGATTGTTTTTTAAGATATTTGAGATACCAATGGGTAATTTCAGCTCGATTTCCATGGTTTACTGATTTAACCATTTTGTGGAGGTGGGATGAGTCTGTGCCGTTCCAGTTCTAGATCAAGAGCTCTGAGCACGTTTCTTCAGAGGCAGtacagcagtgaagagcacttcaCATTCATGGAAAAAATAAACCTAGCTGAAGAAGGAACATAAGTCTAGCAACTGGAACCTGAGGAACAGTGGGATATAACCTGCCTTGACCCCTCTTTCCTTGTTTAAAAAACACATGACTTCAGCAAAGTTGTAAAGCTTTCCACCCCTGCCAAGCTTATCACTGCATTTCCTGCATGTTTGCTGTCTTTCAAAATGATTGGAATTTCAATATTGAAAAATAAGCAGAATTTGAAAAAGTTATGTTTCTGAATTTTTATACTGGTTACtgattttattacatatataatacaatCTGTAACAAGCAACATTATTAGCTGGTTGTATGTACCTGAGAACGTGAACATTTCAGAATAAGCATTAATGACTTGAAAACTCTTATTTCTGTTACTTTACAATGAAATGAAGGTGAAATAGTTGgatttttattggataatgaagcAGAAAGGTAATATTCTCCATCAAATACTCATTTCATTGAAGACCCAAGTTTGTCaagcaaatttaaaaaagtgttttggtgttatattttaataatctttATGTTCACCAAATCTCATTATGGTGTAAAGTTAATAATTTAAAGATATCCTTAGGTTGTTAACACAAGACAGACTAGTCAGTGCTAAAGATACCTTCTCTTCACACTTACTTACCTAACCACACACACCTAACAGGGCATGATGAAAAATGATCATTTATTCGgcagaaacaaaataatcaagTCTCTGGGCTATAAGAACATGTGATGGTATAAGTCATTAAAATATACATGCTATGTACAGAATTGTTCAGCTGATCAGACTGCATCTAAACCACTCAGTGATTCCCTTATGTGGCATTTTTCGGGTACACGGAAGGAGCTGTTCCTGTCATCTCCGGCGTCACTGTCCACAGCAGTCATCACCGGGAGTACAGCAGTCCCTTCCTGTTTTATGTATACCTTTGCACTGCCTACACCTGAAGACATGATTAAAGTTCCAATGTGAAAATTCTCATAGCTGCATTCATTTCTGTGAACACGGTAGCAGTTGCTTAGTACTTATTGGAGTTGCACACATATTTATTCACTTAGCATATGTTACCATTTCATTCTTGCACAAGTCTTACTGGGCaccatgaatttttttaattccCATATATTAGAACCACTAAATAATGGTTCCTAATTTTTTGGTAATCTCTGAAGCTCCTGGATGTAAGACATTACAGAACACTTGACTTCACCAAGAAATCTTCTACGTATTTACAGAGAGAGGACATACTGCGTACAGTTACTTTTGTGACTGCTGTGGCCTGGCTACTTCTCATGACTACAATTAGCAAGAAGGAGGTTCTTAAAGCCTGAACCAACCACAGGGACCACAAACTGGAAAACACGAGAGCCTTCACTCAGTTTTCACTCGTTATTCTGGAGGGTAACATCGAAGAGATGGTTTTGTTGAATCCAAAATCTACTTATATCCTGAAAGAGGAGGTTATCCACTTAAGTAATCCTTGAACTGTTTTTATAGAGATtaaaaagagataataaaaaacTTCCTAAGCTAAATGACAGCCATGAAACTTACGACTTCATCTTCTATGGATTTCATgttagacagacacacacaaatgtacaccaTTTCCATAGAAACAGCTGAGAGATAGCAGTTTCATGATTTCTCCTACAGGGCAGGTTCTTGGGCATCCAAAACTATAAAGACTTTCAAAAGCTGCAGGAAAAGGTGGATGCATAAAATGagtttcagccaggtggtggggctccactcctttaatcccagcactctggaggcagaggcaggtggatctctaaatctGAGACCCGCCTGGTCTTTAGAAAGCCCGGTCTACCCTGTGTAATACATTCCCATCCACAACCTGCATAACTGAAACTCCGTTTAACAGGTTTCACAGGAAGGTCCACAGAGCTGGGGTAGTTGTGCTGGGATAGTGCAGCCTCACTGGGGAAGTAGGCAGCGGCTGGGGATATGCTGAGCTGATGCCACGTCCGACCCCTCACCCGAATTTAGTTTCCCCTTAAGTGGCCTTTGAGTTCCTTAGGTGGCGGCGAGGATGCCACTTTGCTGTATAACCCTGGTGTCCTCACAGTTTGGGCATTCTGGAATTTACAGTCAATGGTTTGGACAACTGGTGCCTTTGTATAAAGGGTTGTAAGAGATGTCTGGGGTTAATTGGGGTAAGGTAAATTCCAAGTACCTTCTGAGTGTTTGggatttcatatatatgtatatgtgcatatatatatatacatatatgtgtgtatatatgtataatctTCCAacatcacagaagcttctcaggcAAGTACTAGCTAAAGCACATCTTCAAGATGACCTCCCTCTCCAGACAAAATTGAGgctcacaccagcactacagaCGTAAGAAGGAAACTTGCCTCAGGTTTGATTTCATTCTGGACTAGTGTATTTCAAGACTCAActggctccaaaaaaaaaaaaaacaaaaaaacaagcaattaTAATTACTTCTGTAGTGCAAAAAAGACACTGACCCAAACTGTGTGGTGTGAGAAAACATAGACTCATGTATCAGACATAGCAGTGATGTGTGTACCACCTTACTTCAGCCACAGATTGCTGAAGTCTTACTTTACAGGATTTCcgtgttctttttgtttaaattgcAAGTGTTGTTCACTGTTTCCTTGGCACAGACAAGGCCATGAGACATAGTATCCTCCCCTGGCAGCAATAGCttttattaaaagagaaatagatctcCAGCAGGGGCGAGTCTTCATCTTTTCAGTTCAAACAACATTTCATGAGATAGAaaactctgggtgtgtgtgtgtgtgtgtgtgtgtgtgtgtgtgtgtgtgtgtgtactgaatatatattgatgtgtgtgtgtgtgtgtgtgtgtgtgtgtgtatgtattcaagCAATACCAGCTCCCTTCGTAAGGATTTGAAAACGGAGCTTGTGCTGGCAAGTAGGCCTCTAACAAAGGCAAATCTTCATGACAGGTCAGATTTAATAATACTTGCGAAAATTGAGACTTCACATTTTTCTAAATCTTTCACTTAAaaaggtaatcccagcactcgggaggcagaggtaggcggatctctgtgagttcgagaccagcctgggctacagagctagttccaggacaggctccaaagccacagagaaaccctgtctcgaaaaaccaaaaaaaagaaaaaagaaaaacaagaaaaaggtaATCTTATAGTATATGCTATGTCTGATTTTGTAGACAAGTATATGGCCACAACCTCCTTTTTTACAAATGATGAATGTTTAGCAGAATCCACAAGAACACTCCTGAAAGACAGACTAGTGACTGAGAACTGCTAGAGGAAAGCATGACTCACATTTCGCCCCCCACACCACAGCGCCTGTGTCTTCCTCTGGGCAATAGAAGTCAGCCAGTGAGGTAGAGGGGGCGGATACTGAAGCACTTTCCCGCCCGCGCCTTTTCAGTTTCCTAAAAGGTCCGCAGTCCTCGTATATATAGCAGCTGTAGAGGGCGCCTGGGCAGCTTGAGTTTCATTCTCTCATCCTCATCACAATGTCTGGTCGCGGCAAAGGCGGGAAAGGCCTGGGCAAAGGAGGCGCCAAGCGCCACCGCAAGGTCCTGCGCGACAACATCCAGGGCATCACCAAGCCCGCCATCCGCCGCCTGGCCCGGCGCGGAGGAGTCAAGCGCATCTCCGGCCTCATCTACGAGGAGACCCGCGGGGTGCTGAAGGTGTTCCTGGAGAACGTGATCCGCGACGCGGTCACCTACACGGAGCACGCCAAGCGCAAGACCGTCACCGCCATGGACGTGGTCTACGCGCTCAAGCGCCAGGGCCGCACCCTATATGGCTTCGGCGGCTGAACTGTTTCGGGTTCGCTTCTAATAAAGGCCCTTTTCAGGGCCACCCACTTTATCCTGGAAAGAGCTTGCTGCATTTCTCATCGGAAATCTGACAGGTTAGATGGCTTAACAGTTTGTTTTTCAAACAAGCTGGGACTTTGACTCATTAAGTATGGCTAGATTGCTCAAACTGGGCAGGATGACTGTTAATGCCCAGGTACTCATAGGGGAACTAAGCTTTAAAGGCTGCGGAGTATTACTCTGTAATGTAAAATGCGTCTCCAAATCTAAGGCGCTCCTGCACATCAGTTTGGTATAAATTACTAAAAACTGAGTCCTAACTCACCAATGTTAAGAGTACATACTCGGTAGCACACAGCTTTTTCCGTCTTTATTTGGGCTCTGGTTTCTTTGGTTATCTTTCCACAATGAGGTAAGACATCCAAACCTCAAAAGAAAATGTGATCAGACTTTCACCCTTTTAACCAGTACAGTACAGTGTCCAGAGAGGCCTTAGAATTGTActtctgagccgggcggtggtggcgcacgcctttaatcccagcacttgggaggcaggcggatctctgagtttgagaccagcctggtctacagagctagttccaggacaggctccaaagccacaaagaaaccctgtcttgaaaccccccccccccccaaaaaaaaaaaagaattgtactTCTGGCTAAACTGAACAcgtttctatattttttaaatgaaattaccaTATGTAcatttgttgttttgtctgcttTCTTGAGAACATAAGTGTTTGAGTCTAACCCTTGCTACCTGGACCAAGTAATGCCAGTGCCAGTTAAAGAACCTAACACACAATAGGTACTCAGACCAAATAGAGGATGTAAAGACACAACTGGCTTTCCTCTAGATCTCTTTGGCCTGCAATATGGCAATGAGATTTTTGAGCAAGAATACCCATGTGGAATTGCAATTAAGAGCAAAACCTTGGCTTTgaagaaaaatactttttgaaTCCTATTAGACTGTTGGGATTTAAAAAACACTCTGTAAACAACTCACCATCTAGTCATTCTTACTAGAACTCTCTCTCAGAAAACCTCTACTTCAGTTCTAAGTAGCAAGGTGACCCCATACAAAAACATTCTAGCCATAAGGTACaattttatgtttaatatatattctTGTTTATAAGTCCATATAGTGTGGTGAAACTCGGTCTGTGCCCCAGGAGCCAGAACGGTTGTGTATTAACTGAAGAAAGCCTGAAAGTAATAGACGCACGTAGTTTACTGTGAGTCTGAGAAGGCTGAAGGGCAGGACCTAGTAAAAAGTGAGCTCTGAGCCCTGTCCTTTGGTCTGGGTGTCAGTGCCAGAGTCTGGCATGCCTGAGTCTCTGTGGTTGGTGAGCTATAGCTTTTACACCCCTGGGTCATTCCACACCTCACTCCAATAGACTGGGAGGCATAAGATTAGCTCTGAATTTCTCAATTTCTAAGAAACCTTCCTTGTTCAATACCAGCAGGTCTGTACTCCCCCCCTCGCATACCTGTTCTCCACAGCCACGGTATTAAACTGTTCACAGTCCCTTGTTTCATTGTAATCTGACATCCCTAACTTTTCCTAGTATTGCCCGAATGCTCCCTTTGTACATCTTCCCACTCCAACTCACTTCAGAATCAAGCCCCGGGACGAGGAGAATAATATTCATGCCCACAGTTAGCACCTTGGAGCAGTAAACCATGCAGCTTCTAGAGTTTCATCAGAGGTAGGTAGGCCTTTTCTACTTACCTGCTAAGAGGACCTTGCTCTCTTTTATGAGCTAGCACTAAAGAGTTTTATCGCCCATTTAATTtccaaaaattttaataaaaatagtgaaTGAAATCAGATACATAATTTTAT from Microtus pennsylvanicus isolate mMicPen1 chromosome 4, mMicPen1.hap1, whole genome shotgun sequence includes these protein-coding regions:
- the LOC142848843 gene encoding histone H4 codes for the protein MSGRGKGGKGLGKGGAKRHRKVLRDNIQGITKPAIRRLARRGGVKRISGLIYEETRGVLKVFLENVIRDAVTYTEHAKRKTVTAMDVVYALKRQGRTLYGFGG
- the LOC142848842 gene encoding histone H1.3-like, yielding MSETAPAAPAAPAPVEKTPVKKKAKKTGAAAGKRKASGPPVSELITKAVAASKERSGVSLVALKKALAAAGYDVEKNNSRIKLGLKSLVSKGTLVQTKGTGASGSFKINKKAASGESKPKAKKTGAAKAKKPAGAAKKPKKATGAATPKKAAKKTPKKAKKPAAAAGAKKVAKSPKKVKAAKPKKAAKSPAKAKAPKPKATKPKAAKPKATKAKKAAPRKK